A stretch of Streptomyces vietnamensis DNA encodes these proteins:
- a CDS encoding ABC transporter ATP-binding protein — MGSPEKPETPESKESLPNKGSVLLAVRFYGRELLRLRWLAAPALLLPALGNIGTNYIAPLVVAKLVGRIAGGGAGGGLGPLIPYVLVFAGVLLLAEALIRLGLHCLNRVDARGIENLYVIGMDELFAKDAAFFHDNFAGSLTKRVLSFASRFEECIDTLTFSVMGNFVPLVFASVVLWQYDPLLVVGLLVLITITGVCVVPLIRRRQALVARREQAIARVSGHVADSLTNMDTVRSFGAEKREAAEHRSRVAESRKLTLRSWDYGNLRIETLIAPMSVLTNVLGLVLAVTLGGGEHGVEAVIVAFTYYANATRIMFEFNQIYRRLESSMTEAAQFTELLLDRPTVLDPETPEPLRPEGAAVRFEKVTFAHAGAKPLFEDLDLDVPSGAKIGFVGRSGGGKTTLTRLLLRMTDIDGGRITIGGQDISRLRQAELRSLIAYVPQDPAMFHRTLRENIAFARPDATDAEIRRAAEAAHVTEFVDALPEGFDTMVGERGVKLSGGQRQRVALARAILRDAPVLLLDEATSALDSESEMLVQDALWRLMDGRTALVVAHRLSTVATMDRLVVLDRGRIVEQGTHQELLTAEGAYAKLWQHQSGGFLDDTPTGAGVR, encoded by the coding sequence ATGGGATCGCCAGAAAAACCTGAAACACCCGAATCGAAAGAGAGTTTGCCGAACAAGGGCTCGGTACTCCTCGCCGTCCGCTTCTACGGACGGGAACTGCTCCGCCTCCGATGGCTGGCCGCTCCCGCCCTGCTGCTGCCGGCGCTCGGCAACATCGGCACCAACTACATCGCCCCCCTGGTCGTCGCCAAGCTCGTCGGCCGCATCGCCGGCGGAGGCGCCGGCGGAGGGCTCGGCCCCCTGATTCCGTACGTCCTCGTCTTCGCCGGCGTCCTGCTGCTCGCGGAGGCCCTGATCCGCCTCGGGCTGCACTGCCTGAACCGCGTCGACGCCCGCGGCATCGAGAACCTGTACGTCATCGGCATGGACGAACTGTTCGCCAAGGACGCCGCGTTCTTCCACGACAACTTCGCGGGATCGCTCACCAAACGGGTCCTCAGCTTCGCCTCCCGCTTCGAGGAGTGCATCGACACCCTGACCTTCTCGGTCATGGGCAACTTCGTGCCGCTGGTGTTCGCCTCGGTGGTGCTCTGGCAGTACGACCCGCTGCTCGTGGTCGGACTCCTGGTCCTCATCACGATCACGGGCGTGTGCGTGGTCCCCCTGATCCGGCGCCGGCAGGCACTCGTCGCCCGGCGCGAACAGGCGATCGCCCGGGTGTCGGGCCACGTCGCCGACAGCCTGACGAACATGGACACCGTCCGCTCCTTCGGCGCCGAGAAGCGCGAGGCCGCCGAGCACCGGTCCCGCGTCGCGGAGTCGCGGAAGCTCACGCTGCGCTCCTGGGACTACGGCAACCTGCGCATCGAGACGCTCATCGCGCCGATGTCCGTCCTGACGAACGTCCTCGGACTCGTCCTCGCCGTCACCCTCGGCGGCGGGGAGCACGGCGTGGAGGCCGTCATCGTCGCCTTCACGTACTACGCCAACGCGACCCGGATCATGTTCGAGTTCAACCAGATCTACCGGCGCCTGGAGAGCTCGATGACGGAGGCCGCGCAGTTCACCGAACTCCTCCTCGACCGGCCGACCGTCCTCGACCCGGAGACCCCGGAACCCCTCCGGCCCGAGGGCGCCGCGGTGCGCTTCGAGAAGGTCACCTTCGCCCACGCGGGCGCGAAGCCGCTCTTCGAGGACCTCGACCTGGACGTGCCCAGCGGCGCGAAGATCGGGTTCGTGGGCCGGTCCGGCGGCGGCAAGACCACCCTCACCCGGCTGCTGCTCCGGATGACGGACATCGACGGCGGCCGGATCACCATCGGCGGCCAGGACATCAGCCGGCTCCGGCAGGCCGAACTGCGCAGCCTGATCGCGTACGTGCCGCAGGACCCCGCGATGTTCCACCGCACCCTGCGGGAGAACATCGCCTTCGCCCGGCCGGACGCCACCGACGCCGAGATCCGGCGCGCGGCCGAGGCGGCGCACGTCACCGAGTTCGTGGACGCCCTCCCCGAAGGCTTCGACACCATGGTCGGCGAGCGCGGCGTGAAGCTGTCCGGCGGCCAGCGCCAGCGGGTCGCCCTCGCCCGGGCGATCCTGCGGGACGCGCCGGTCCTCCTCCTCGACGAGGCGACCAGCGCCCTGGACTCCGAGAGCGAGATGCTCGTGCAGGACGCCCTGTGGCGGCTCATGGACGGGCGGACGGCGCTGGTGGTCGCCCACCGGCTGTCCACGGTGGCCACGATGGACCGGCTCGTCGTCCTCGACCGCGGACGGATCGTCGAGCAGGGCACGCACCAGGAGCTCCTCACCGCCGAGGGCGCCTACGCGAAGCTGTGGCAGCACCAGTCGGGCGGCTTCCTCGACGACACCCCCACGGGGGCCGGCGTGCGCTGA
- the recQ gene encoding DNA helicase RecQ: MVLSDASAAPDAPAAPDDSAEISDAARVLHRVFGYSSFRGEQQEIIEQVVGGGDALVLMPTGGGKSLCYQIPALVRAGTGVVISPLIALMQDQVDALRALGVRAGFLNSTQDPYERQAVEQAFLADELDLLYLAPERLRTEGTQRLLDRGTVSLFAIDEAHCVAQWGHDFRPDYLALSMLHERWPKVPRIALTATATPATHAEIAKRLGLEEARHFVAGFDRPNIQYRIVPKNNPIKQLLELIRTEHDGDAGVVYCLSRASVEKTAAALVEHGIDAVPYHAGMDARTRAANQARFLREDGVVVVATIAFGMGIDKPDVRFVAHLDLPKSVEGYYQETGRAGRDGEPATAWLAYGLQDVVQQRKMIDGSEGDETHRRSLAMHLDAMLALCETVDCRRVRLLEYFGQTGKPCGNCDACLTPGESWDGTVAAQKLLSTVWRLAKERRQKFGAGQIIDILQGKRTAKVIQFDHDQLSVFGVGSDLGTAEWRGVVRQLLAQRLLAVEGDYGTLVLTEDSGEVLGGRRQVPMRKEKAVAPARKESGARSGKGARVPVDLPAAAVPVFEALRAWRAATAREQGVPAYVVFHDATLREIATRMPATVEELGTVGGVGEAKLTKYAEGVLDTLAQTGGAGTGGADPDGAPASSAPAAPASSAPAAPAASAPATPASSASAVPAPAAAPVASMPSARRAEPDVPPFYDEEPPFDFDELEPPWDEDE, encoded by the coding sequence ATGGTCCTTTCCGACGCCTCTGCCGCTCCTGACGCTCCTGCCGCCCCCGACGACTCCGCCGAGATCTCCGACGCCGCCCGGGTGCTGCACCGCGTCTTCGGCTACAGCTCCTTCCGCGGGGAGCAGCAGGAGATCATCGAGCAGGTCGTCGGCGGCGGCGACGCGCTCGTCCTGATGCCGACCGGCGGCGGCAAATCGCTCTGCTACCAGATCCCGGCCCTGGTCAGAGCGGGTACGGGCGTCGTGATCTCGCCCCTCATCGCCCTGATGCAGGACCAGGTGGACGCGCTCAGGGCGCTCGGGGTGCGGGCCGGATTCCTGAACTCGACACAGGACCCGTACGAGCGGCAGGCCGTCGAGCAGGCGTTCCTCGCGGACGAGCTCGACCTGCTCTACCTGGCCCCCGAGCGGCTCCGCACCGAGGGCACCCAGCGGCTGCTCGACCGGGGCACGGTGTCGCTCTTCGCGATCGACGAGGCGCACTGCGTCGCCCAGTGGGGCCACGACTTCCGGCCCGACTACCTCGCCCTGTCCATGCTGCACGAGCGGTGGCCGAAGGTGCCCCGGATCGCGCTGACGGCGACCGCCACCCCGGCCACCCACGCCGAGATCGCGAAGCGGCTCGGCCTGGAGGAGGCCCGGCACTTCGTCGCCGGCTTCGACCGGCCGAACATCCAGTACCGCATCGTCCCGAAGAACAACCCGATCAAGCAGCTCCTGGAGCTGATCAGGACCGAGCACGACGGGGACGCGGGCGTCGTCTACTGCCTCTCGCGCGCCTCGGTGGAGAAGACGGCGGCCGCCCTCGTGGAGCACGGCATCGACGCCGTCCCGTACCACGCCGGCATGGACGCCCGGACGCGCGCGGCGAACCAGGCCCGCTTCCTGCGGGAGGACGGGGTCGTCGTGGTCGCGACCATCGCCTTCGGCATGGGCATCGACAAGCCGGACGTCCGCTTCGTGGCCCACCTCGACCTGCCGAAGTCGGTCGAGGGCTACTACCAGGAGACCGGCCGCGCGGGCCGCGACGGCGAGCCGGCCACGGCCTGGCTGGCGTACGGCCTCCAGGACGTCGTCCAGCAGCGCAAGATGATCGACGGCTCCGAGGGCGACGAGACGCACCGCCGCTCCCTGGCCATGCACCTGGACGCCATGCTCGCCCTCTGCGAGACGGTCGACTGCCGCCGCGTGCGGCTCCTGGAGTACTTCGGGCAGACCGGCAAGCCGTGCGGCAACTGCGACGCCTGCCTGACGCCGGGCGAGTCCTGGGACGGGACCGTCGCCGCGCAGAAGCTGCTGTCCACGGTGTGGCGGCTGGCCAAGGAGCGGCGCCAGAAGTTCGGCGCCGGCCAGATCATCGACATCCTCCAGGGCAAGAGGACGGCCAAGGTCATCCAGTTCGACCACGACCAGCTGTCGGTGTTCGGCGTCGGCTCGGACCTGGGCACCGCCGAGTGGCGCGGGGTCGTCCGCCAGCTCCTCGCACAGCGGCTGCTCGCGGTGGAGGGCGACTACGGGACGCTCGTGCTCACCGAGGACAGCGGCGAGGTCCTCGGCGGGCGCCGCCAGGTCCCGATGCGCAAGGAGAAGGCGGTCGCCCCCGCCCGCAAGGAGTCCGGGGCCCGCTCCGGCAAGGGCGCCCGCGTACCGGTCGACCTGCCCGCGGCCGCCGTGCCGGTCTTCGAGGCGCTCCGCGCCTGGCGGGCCGCGACGGCGCGCGAGCAGGGCGTGCCGGCGTACGTCGTCTTCCACGACGCCACGCTCCGCGAGATCGCGACCCGCATGCCCGCCACCGTCGAGGAGCTCGGCACCGTCGGCGGCGTCGGCGAGGCCAAGCTCACCAAGTACGCCGAGGGCGTCCTCGACACCCTCGCCCAGACCGGCGGCGCGGGGACCGGCGGTGCGGATCCCGACGGGGCCCCTGCCTCCTCCGCGCCTGCGGCCCCCGCCTCCTCCGCGCCTGCGGCTCCGGCCGCGTCCGCGCCCGCGACCCCTGCCTCCTCCGCGTCCGCGGTCCCGGCGCCTGCCGCCGCCCCGGTCGCCTCCATGCCGTCGGCGCGCAGGGCGGAGCCGGACGTTCCGCCGTTCTACGACGAGGAGCCGCCGTTCGACTTCGACGAGCTCGAACCGCCGTGGGACGAGGACGAGTAG
- a CDS encoding oxygenase MpaB family protein, which translates to MTLTDASMDALRRVGDELADATVATLFERGEVGTFNTLMRYVSTAGAPLPDGLPDVAREYLHVTSAPPSWVDWAEMEKARLFFIDNNVHISTALSFASMPACYLVPHVAKLLSATHGLKYPSKRMAETGQFTVHLMQPDAFEAGSRFIPAAQKVRLLHASIRHHLRRENRWDVEAAGVPICQEDMIGGQMFFSMLVLDSLHRLGIHMSSEGADAYYYAWRVVGAMLGVDQDAVPKTLEEARRFLDLYMIRHMGPSPEGVQLTRQLIDLYEEVVPGTFFDPIVSALIRYLVGDTCGDWLDVPRTPWDTVVKSVPHLLGVLETIEDRSPLGAWALDRLGHLTTVLELSSLTRGRVMHYAIPEHLKKDYGVPAGPPRTHRWTPPAATVSP; encoded by the coding sequence ATGACCCTGACCGACGCGTCGATGGACGCCCTGCGGCGGGTCGGCGACGAACTCGCCGACGCCACGGTCGCCACCCTCTTCGAACGCGGGGAGGTGGGCACGTTCAACACCCTCATGCGGTACGTCTCCACCGCGGGCGCCCCGCTCCCGGACGGGCTGCCCGACGTCGCCCGGGAGTACCTCCACGTCACGAGCGCCCCGCCGTCCTGGGTCGACTGGGCGGAGATGGAGAAGGCCCGGCTCTTCTTCATCGACAACAACGTGCACATCTCCACCGCGCTCTCCTTCGCCTCCATGCCCGCCTGCTACCTCGTCCCGCACGTGGCGAAGCTGCTGTCGGCGACGCACGGTCTGAAGTACCCCTCCAAGCGGATGGCGGAGACCGGACAGTTCACGGTCCACCTGATGCAGCCCGACGCCTTCGAGGCCGGCAGCCGCTTCATCCCCGCCGCGCAGAAGGTCCGCCTGCTGCACGCCTCCATCCGGCACCACCTCCGGCGCGAGAACCGCTGGGACGTCGAGGCGGCGGGGGTGCCGATCTGTCAGGAGGACATGATCGGCGGGCAGATGTTCTTCTCGATGCTCGTCCTCGACAGCCTGCACCGCCTCGGCATCCACATGTCCTCCGAGGGGGCCGACGCCTACTACTACGCCTGGCGCGTGGTCGGCGCCATGCTGGGCGTCGACCAGGACGCCGTCCCCAAGACCCTCGAAGAGGCCCGCCGCTTCCTCGACCTGTACATGATCCGGCACATGGGGCCGTCCCCCGAGGGCGTCCAGCTGACCCGGCAGCTGATCGACCTGTACGAGGAGGTCGTCCCCGGCACCTTCTTCGACCCGATCGTCTCCGCGCTCATCCGCTACCTCGTCGGCGACACCTGCGGCGACTGGCTGGACGTCCCCCGCACCCCCTGGGACACCGTCGTGAAGTCCGTCCCCCACCTCCTCGGCGTCCTGGAGACCATCGAGGACCGCTCTCCGCTGGGCGCCTGGGCCCTCGACCGCCTCGGCCACCTCACCACCGTCCTGGAACTCTCCTCCCTCACGCGCGGGCGCGTCATGCACTACGCCATCCCCGAACACCTCAAGAAGGACTACGGCGTCCCGGCCGGACCGCCGCGCACCCACCGCTGGACCCCACCGGCGGCCACCGTCTCGCCGTAA
- a CDS encoding LysR family transcriptional regulator, whose product MLFRQLEYLVALSRERHFARAAQACHVSQPALSEAIRKLEDELDVPLVLRGRRYEGLTPEGERIVVWAQRLLADRDALKSEVGALRTGLSGRIRIGAVPTASGAVALLTAPFCLAHPLVTVEVAADLRSEDVLRQLRNFEIDAGVTYLHKGLADHFQAVPLYEERYVLLTGTADALPQRTSATWEEASRLPLCLLTGTMQGRQVLDEVFAEVGVRPSPRVETDSVASLFAHVRTGRWASIVPHTWLHVFGVPHGMRAVPMAEPARSVPVGLVTVVREPESVTARALREVAGRTDVAAALDRLPGDSVPQ is encoded by the coding sequence GTGCTGTTCCGTCAACTCGAGTACCTGGTGGCCCTCTCGCGGGAGCGTCACTTCGCCCGCGCCGCCCAGGCCTGCCACGTCTCCCAGCCCGCCCTGTCGGAGGCGATCCGGAAGCTGGAGGACGAGCTCGACGTCCCGCTGGTGCTGCGCGGCCGCCGCTACGAGGGCCTCACGCCCGAGGGCGAGCGGATCGTGGTGTGGGCGCAGCGTCTCCTTGCCGACCGTGACGCCCTGAAGAGCGAGGTCGGTGCCCTGCGTACGGGTCTGAGCGGCCGGATCCGGATCGGCGCGGTGCCGACGGCGTCCGGCGCGGTCGCCCTGCTCACGGCGCCGTTCTGCCTGGCGCACCCGCTGGTGACCGTGGAGGTGGCGGCGGACCTCCGGTCGGAGGACGTCCTGCGGCAGCTGCGGAACTTCGAGATCGACGCCGGGGTGACGTATCTGCACAAGGGTCTCGCGGACCACTTCCAGGCGGTGCCGCTGTACGAGGAGCGGTACGTGCTCCTCACCGGCACCGCCGACGCCCTGCCGCAGCGGACCTCGGCGACCTGGGAGGAGGCCTCGCGGCTGCCGCTCTGCCTGCTGACCGGGACCATGCAGGGGCGCCAGGTGCTCGACGAGGTGTTCGCGGAGGTGGGGGTGCGGCCCTCGCCGCGGGTCGAGACGGACTCGGTGGCGTCGCTCTTCGCCCATGTGCGGACCGGCCGGTGGGCGAGCATCGTGCCGCACACCTGGCTGCACGTCTTCGGGGTGCCGCACGGCATGCGGGCGGTGCCGATGGCCGAGCCGGCGCGGTCGGTGCCGGTCGGCCTGGTGACGGTCGTCCGGGAGCCGGAGTCCGTGACGGCCCGCGCGCTCAGGGAGGTCGCGGGCCGCACCGATGTCGCCGCCGCCCTGGACCGGCTCCCGGGAGACTCCGTACCGCAGTGA
- a CDS encoding YhgE/Pip domain-containing protein, translating to MTSAIPPNTPEPEPEPEPGPSTGPGPGTGTGPQVRATTLVRHAKLWLVPTILCALVSLLLSLLYMGGILSPNDHLDELPIALVNEDQGGPLPGQRENLGKQITDEIVSVGSSRTTIDWHRLDLAAAQDAMASGKVFGALVVPKDFTASVAALTTNRATVRPTLTVLTNPGLGSLGSSLASQINQSAAHQASLTIGKQLATTTAVPTTRLLLTDPVAITTRIGHPIGRHSGLGLTAFYYTLLLVLGGFIGGNLVNAGVDTALGYADSELGPWHTRHPTVPISRTQTLVLKMLMTAGIALLTTTLVMVATIAILGMDADHIPMLWIFSYCATVAVGLGVQAINAAFGGIGQLVSMFIFIALALPSSGATVPLEATPAFYRFLGIFEPMHQLSSGVRSILYFDARADAGLARGWIMIAVGTVLALAFGFAMTHYYDRRGLRRLTPQPE from the coding sequence ATGACCTCCGCGATCCCCCCGAACACCCCGGAACCCGAGCCCGAGCCCGAGCCCGGGCCCAGCACCGGCCCCGGCCCCGGCACCGGCACCGGTCCACAGGTCCGTGCCACCACGCTCGTACGGCACGCCAAGTTGTGGCTCGTACCGACCATCCTGTGCGCCCTGGTGTCGCTGCTGCTGTCGCTCCTCTACATGGGCGGCATCCTCAGCCCGAACGACCACCTGGACGAGCTGCCCATCGCCCTGGTCAACGAGGACCAGGGCGGCCCGCTGCCGGGACAGCGGGAGAACCTGGGGAAGCAGATCACCGACGAGATCGTCTCGGTGGGCTCCTCGAGGACCACCATCGACTGGCACCGCCTCGACCTCGCGGCGGCGCAGGACGCGATGGCCTCGGGCAAGGTCTTCGGCGCCCTGGTCGTCCCGAAGGACTTCACCGCGTCCGTCGCCGCGCTGACCACGAACCGGGCGACGGTCCGCCCGACGCTCACCGTGCTCACCAATCCCGGTCTCGGCAGCCTGGGCTCCTCGCTGGCGTCCCAGATCAACCAGAGCGCGGCACACCAGGCCTCGCTGACCATCGGCAAGCAGCTCGCGACCACCACCGCCGTACCGACCACACGGCTGCTCCTGACCGACCCCGTCGCGATCACGACCCGCATCGGCCATCCGATCGGCCGGCACAGCGGCCTGGGGCTGACCGCCTTCTACTACACGCTGCTGCTCGTCCTGGGCGGCTTCATCGGCGGAAACCTGGTCAACGCCGGCGTCGACACCGCGCTCGGCTACGCCGACAGCGAGCTCGGGCCCTGGCACACCCGCCACCCGACCGTCCCCATCAGCCGCACCCAGACGCTCGTCCTGAAGATGCTGATGACGGCCGGGATCGCGCTCCTGACCACCACGCTCGTCATGGTCGCCACGATCGCGATCCTGGGCATGGACGCCGACCACATCCCGATGCTGTGGATCTTCTCCTACTGCGCGACGGTCGCCGTCGGCCTCGGCGTCCAGGCCATCAACGCGGCTTTCGGAGGCATCGGTCAGCTCGTGTCCATGTTCATCTTCATCGCCCTGGCCCTCCCCTCCTCCGGGGCGACCGTCCCTCTGGAGGCGACCCCCGCGTTCTACCGCTTCCTGGGGATCTTCGAGCCGATGCACCAGCTCAGCTCGGGCGTCCGGTCCATCCTGTACTTCGACGCCCGGGCCGACGCGGGTCTCGCCCGCGGCTGGATCATGATCGCGGTCGGCACGGTGCTCGCCCTGGCGTTCGGCTTCGCCATGACGCACTACTACGACCGCAGGGGGCTGCGGCGCCTCACGCCGCAGCCCGAGTGA
- the fdhD gene encoding formate dehydrogenase accessory sulfurtransferase FdhD: MGRVTRRRRVLRVREGESGYRPDTLAAEEPMEIRVGGRPLTVTMRTPGDDFDLAAGFLVSEGVVHAAGDVAGIRYCAGATSDGGNTYNVVDVVLAPGVAAPDASLERNFYTTSSCGLCGKASLDAVRTTAAWSVAEDPLRVGPEVLTALPDRLRAAQKVFDSTGGLHAAGLFSAGGELLCLREDVGRHNAVDKVVGHALRSGLLPLRGTVLMVSGRASFELVQKAVMAGIPMLAAVSAPSSLAVDLAAESGLTLVGFLRGTSMNVYCGEDRLEAGLAAVE; encoded by the coding sequence GTGGGACGCGTGACCCGGCGTCGGCGCGTCCTGCGCGTCCGGGAGGGCGAGTCCGGCTACCGCCCCGACACGCTGGCCGCCGAGGAGCCGATGGAGATCCGGGTCGGCGGGCGCCCGCTGACCGTGACGATGCGCACCCCGGGCGACGACTTCGACCTGGCGGCCGGGTTCCTGGTGAGCGAGGGCGTGGTGCACGCCGCCGGGGACGTGGCCGGGATCCGGTACTGCGCGGGCGCCACGTCCGACGGCGGCAACACGTACAACGTGGTGGACGTCGTCCTCGCGCCCGGTGTGGCCGCCCCCGACGCGTCCCTGGAGCGGAACTTCTACACGACCTCCTCGTGCGGTCTGTGCGGCAAGGCGAGCCTGGACGCGGTGCGGACCACGGCCGCCTGGTCCGTCGCCGAGGACCCGCTGCGCGTCGGGCCCGAGGTGCTGACGGCGCTTCCCGACCGGCTGCGGGCGGCGCAGAAGGTCTTCGACAGCACCGGCGGGCTGCACGCGGCCGGTCTCTTCTCGGCCGGGGGCGAGCTGCTGTGCCTGCGGGAGGACGTCGGCCGGCACAACGCCGTGGACAAGGTCGTCGGGCACGCCCTGCGGTCGGGGCTGCTTCCGCTGCGCGGGACGGTGCTGATGGTGAGCGGGCGGGCCTCCTTCGAGCTGGTGCAGAAGGCGGTGATGGCCGGCATCCCGATGCTCGCCGCCGTGTCCGCGCCCTCCTCGCTCGCCGTGGACCTCGCCGCGGAGAGCGGTCTGACGCTGGTCGGCTTCCTGCGCGGGACGTCGATGAACGTGTACTGCGGCGAGGACCGTCTGGAGGCCGGTCTCGCGGCCGTGGAGTGA
- a CDS encoding ATP-dependent Clp protease ATP-binding subunit, whose protein sequence is MSMAFGSPFGSSDPFSDLFNRFFGMSPASSPPAVQRVPIGRLLTESAHELLNTAARKADEDGSSDLDTEHLLWAATQVEPTRRLLSQGGVNPDKLAEQLAGVLPREFAEPSAEPGLTPAAKRTLATAHAYSQAAGVSYIGPEHILSALLRDPDSGASRFLRAEDLDVQKLRGLTDQTARPEQGGAPAAAKQPATTLDEYGRDLTEEAKAGKLDPVVGRADEIEQTIEILSRRSKNNPVLIGEPGVGKTAIVEGLAQRIVAGEVPDTLKDKRVVSLDLSGMVAGAQYRGQFEERLKKVIEDVQEAEGQIILFIDELHTVVGAGATGEGSMDAGNMLKPALARGELHVVGATTIDEYRKHIEKDAALERRFQPVLIPEPTVEETVLILEGLRDAYEAHHQVRFADGALAAAAELSDRYISDRFLPDKAIDLMDQAGARVRLRSGGRSTEVVSREDRLAKLGREKDQAVAREDFEKAKELKEQMAEIEGELAGIEERREGVVSVTAADIADIVSRRTGIPVSQLTASEKEKLLKLEEEMHARIVGQDEAVTAVSEAVRRNRAGMGDPNRPVGSFLFLGPTGVGKTELAKTLAELLFGAEDRMIRFDMSEFQEKHTVARLVGAPPGYVGYEEAGQLTEKVRRQPYSVVLFDEIEKGHPDVFNTLLQILDDGRLTDGQGRTVDFRHCVVIMTSNIGAHRILAHEGDAAELKDELMEDLRGRFLPEFLNRIDDIIVFHSLTEEDLSEIVDHLLDRSKHRVHAQGMTLEVTEAAKKLLVAHGYQPAFGARPLRRTIQTELDNRVASLLLGGEADPGDTIVADVIEDSLHCTVRKPEAVGSGATAA, encoded by the coding sequence ATGTCGATGGCGTTCGGTTCACCCTTCGGTTCGTCGGATCCGTTCAGCGACCTGTTCAACCGGTTCTTCGGGATGTCGCCCGCGTCCTCGCCCCCGGCGGTGCAGCGCGTGCCCATCGGACGTCTGCTGACCGAGTCCGCCCACGAACTGCTGAACACGGCCGCGCGCAAGGCCGACGAGGACGGCAGCTCCGACCTCGACACGGAACACCTCCTGTGGGCGGCGACCCAGGTCGAGCCCACCCGCCGGCTCCTCTCCCAGGGCGGGGTGAACCCCGACAAGCTCGCCGAACAGCTCGCCGGGGTCCTTCCCCGGGAGTTCGCCGAACCGTCCGCCGAGCCCGGACTGACCCCGGCGGCCAAGCGGACCCTCGCGACCGCCCACGCCTACTCGCAGGCGGCCGGGGTCTCGTACATCGGCCCGGAGCACATCCTCAGCGCCCTCCTCCGCGACCCCGACTCCGGCGCCTCCCGCTTCCTGCGGGCCGAGGACCTGGACGTGCAGAAGCTGCGCGGCCTCACCGACCAGACGGCCCGCCCGGAGCAGGGCGGCGCCCCCGCCGCCGCGAAGCAGCCGGCCACGACCCTCGACGAGTACGGCCGCGACCTCACGGAGGAGGCGAAGGCGGGCAAGCTCGACCCGGTCGTCGGGCGGGCCGACGAGATCGAGCAGACCATCGAGATCCTCTCCCGGCGCTCCAAGAACAACCCCGTGCTCATCGGCGAGCCCGGCGTCGGCAAGACCGCCATCGTGGAGGGCCTCGCCCAGCGGATCGTCGCGGGCGAGGTGCCGGACACGCTCAAGGACAAGCGGGTCGTCTCCCTCGACCTGTCCGGCATGGTCGCCGGAGCGCAGTACCGCGGGCAGTTCGAGGAACGCCTGAAGAAGGTCATCGAGGACGTCCAGGAGGCCGAGGGCCAGATCATCCTCTTCATCGACGAACTCCACACGGTCGTCGGCGCCGGAGCCACCGGCGAGGGCTCCATGGACGCGGGCAACATGCTCAAGCCCGCCCTCGCCCGAGGCGAACTGCACGTCGTGGGCGCCACCACCATCGACGAGTACCGCAAGCACATCGAGAAGGACGCCGCCCTCGAACGCCGCTTCCAGCCCGTCCTGATCCCGGAGCCGACCGTCGAAGAGACCGTGCTGATCCTCGAAGGACTGCGCGACGCGTACGAGGCCCACCACCAGGTCCGCTTCGCCGACGGCGCCCTCGCGGCGGCGGCCGAACTCTCCGACCGCTACATCAGCGACCGCTTCCTGCCCGACAAGGCCATCGACCTCATGGACCAGGCCGGCGCGCGCGTACGGCTCCGCAGCGGCGGCCGCTCCACCGAGGTCGTCAGCCGCGAGGACAGGCTCGCCAAGCTGGGGCGCGAGAAGGACCAGGCCGTCGCCCGCGAGGACTTCGAGAAGGCCAAGGAACTCAAGGAGCAGATGGCCGAGATCGAGGGCGAGCTCGCCGGGATCGAGGAGCGCCGCGAGGGCGTCGTCTCGGTCACCGCCGCCGACATCGCCGACATCGTCTCCCGCCGTACCGGCATCCCCGTCTCGCAGCTCACCGCCAGCGAGAAGGAGAAGCTCCTCAAGCTGGAGGAGGAGATGCACGCCCGGATCGTCGGCCAGGACGAGGCGGTCACCGCCGTCTCCGAGGCCGTGCGCCGCAACCGGGCGGGCATGGGCGACCCCAACCGGCCCGTCGGCTCCTTCCTCTTCCTCGGTCCCACGGGCGTCGGCAAGACCGAACTCGCCAAGACCCTCGCCGAGCTGCTCTTCGGCGCCGAGGACCGCATGATCCGCTTCGACATGAGCGAGTTCCAGGAGAAGCACACCGTCGCCCGGCTCGTCGGCGCGCCTCCCGGATACGTCGGCTACGAGGAGGCCGGCCAGCTCACCGAGAAGGTCCGCCGCCAGCCGTACAGCGTCGTCCTCTTCGACGAGATCGAGAAGGGGCACCCCGACGTCTTCAACACGCTGCTCCAGATCCTCGACGACGGCCGCCTCACCGACGGACAGGGCCGCACGGTCGACTTCCGCCACTGCGTCGTCATCATGACGTCCAACATCGGCGCCCACCGCATCCTCGCCCACGAGGGCGACGCGGCCGAGCTCAAGGACGAGCTGATGGAGGACCTGCGGGGACGCTTCCTGCCCGAGTTCCTCAACCGCATCGACGACATCATCGTCTTCCACAGCCTCACCGAGGAGGACCTGTCGGAGATCGTCGACCACCTCCTCGACCGCAGCAAGCACCGCGTCCACGCGCAGGGCATGACCCTGGAGGTCACCGAGGCGGCGAAGAAGCTCCTCGTCGCCCACGGCTACCAGCCGGCGTTCGGCGCCCGGCCGCTGCGCCGCACGATCCAGACGGAGCTCGACAACCGCGTCGCCTCCCTGCTGCTCGGCGGCGAGGCCGACCCCGGCGACACGATCGTCGCGGACGTCATCGAGGACTCGCTGCACTGCACGGTCCGCAAGCCCGAGGCCGTGGGGAGCGGCGCCACGGCGGCCTGA